The following proteins come from a genomic window of Montipora foliosa isolate CH-2021 chromosome 2, ASM3666993v2, whole genome shotgun sequence:
- the LOC137992770 gene encoding uncharacterized protein, whose product MSRQQGPKQQLRKLRKTRFDVGFQPNENLQPDRLSLVAMSPSGSKSMVYERFFQGLRPKENLQSNRSSFSQELFENETSLKIREAAKESKFIQGMAAGTLAPDDYGGYMVQDAAYCFNAVEAFNIAANSMQEKGNPEFALLYRVQSESFKKYNQEFVKSWRIKGPESLVMGPAAATYVAYESALARKDPKFLAIAMLPCALLWPWIAGELVDSVPKENPYFDWFDDNKPDDQKSRLEQFVDNFFSPVDSQKALLIFHEGLINELNFFRDACDETLYYYSFFNV is encoded by the exons ATGAGCCGCCAGCAAG GACCAAAACAGCAGCTCAGGAAGTTAAGAAAAACCAGATTTGACGTTGGTTTTCAACCCAATGAGAATTTGCAACCAGACCGACTCTCGTTAGTGGCCATGAGCCCCTCTGGTTCTAAGTCAATGGTTTACGAGAGGTTCTTTCAGGGCCTTCGCCCAAAAGAGAATTTACAATCAAACCGATCTTCGTTCAGTCAAGAATTGTTCGAAAATGAGACAAGTTTGAAGATCCGTGAAGCTGCCAAAGAATCCAAGTTTATCCAGGGTATGGCGGCGGGAACACTTGCCCCTGATGACTATGGTGGCTACATGGTGCAAGATGCTGCTTACTGCTTCAACGCTGTGGAAGCGTTCAATATTGCTGCTAACAGCATGCAGGAAAAAGGGAACCCTGAATTTGCCCTGCTGTACAGGGTCCAGTCGGAGAGTTTCAAGAAGTACAACCAGGAATTTGTCAAGTCCTGGCGAATCAAGGGTCCTGAAAGCCTGGTCATGGGTCCTGCAGCTGCCACATACGTTGCTTACGAGTCAGCTTTGGCCCGTAAAGATCCCAAGTTCTTAGCTATCGCTATGTTACCATGTGCCTTGCTGTGGCCATGGATTGCAGGTGAGCTGGTAGATTCAGTTCCAAAAGAGAATCCATACTTCGACTGGTTTGATGACAATAAACCAGATGACCAGAAAAGTCGGCTTGAGCAGTTTGTTGATAATTTTTTCTCCCCTGTTGACTCGCAAAAGGCACTCCTTATTTTCCACGAGGGATTGATCAACGAGTTGAATTTTTTTCGTGACGCATGCGACGAAACTCTGTATTATTACTCTTTCTTCAATGTGTGA